One window of the Ureibacillus sp. FSL W7-1570 genome contains the following:
- a CDS encoding protease modulator HflC — translation MSNNYYDGDLEKFIKNLFGNKNNKEKKNVKEAKIVKEKPPFNPKKYVKTAIVLTAIAAVIIVLLSNIYIVKENEYRIVRQFGEVVKYQDKPGLYVKIPFIQSVTTLPKNLMVYNMSEEEINTLDKKRIIIDNYAVWRVTDPKALIKNARSLVNAEARMEEFIYSVLRTELGQINYDEIINDENSGRGSLSEKITNNVNELLKKDNYGIEVVDVRIRRTDLPQENEESVYKRMISDRESIAQKYLSEGDAEKNRIEANTDRQVQELISTAKKDAAMIIAEGEAEAARIYNEAFSKDPEFYQLYRTLETYKKTIGDDTVIIIPADSPYARILSGYID, via the coding sequence ATGAGCAACAACTATTATGACGGAGATTTAGAAAAATTTATCAAAAATCTTTTCGGAAATAAGAACAATAAAGAAAAGAAAAACGTCAAAGAAGCAAAAATCGTCAAAGAAAAGCCGCCGTTCAATCCGAAAAAATACGTGAAAACGGCAATCGTGCTTACCGCGATTGCAGCCGTCATCATTGTATTGCTTTCAAATATTTATATTGTAAAAGAGAATGAATATAGAATTGTCCGCCAATTCGGGGAAGTGGTGAAATATCAGGATAAGCCCGGCCTCTATGTGAAGATTCCGTTTATCCAAAGCGTGACGACATTGCCGAAAAATTTGATGGTCTACAACATGTCGGAAGAGGAAATCAATACGCTCGATAAAAAGCGCATCATCATAGACAACTATGCGGTATGGCGCGTGACGGATCCAAAGGCGTTGATTAAGAATGCAAGATCTTTGGTGAATGCGGAAGCCCGCATGGAAGAGTTCATTTATTCCGTATTGCGTACAGAGCTGGGCCAGATCAATTATGATGAAATCATCAATGATGAAAATTCCGGACGGGGCAGTCTATCGGAAAAAATCACAAATAATGTAAATGAATTATTGAAGAAAGACAATTATGGCATTGAAGTGGTGGACGTTCGCATCCGCCGTACAGACTTGCCGCAGGAAAACGAAGAATCCGTTTATAAGCGGATGATTTCAGACCGGGAATCCATCGCCCAAAAGTATTTATCGGAAGGGGACGCGGAGAAAAACCGGATTGAGGCCAACACCGACCGGCAAGTGCAGGAGTTGATTTCCACAGCCAAAAAAGATGCTGCAATGATTATTGCGGAAGGGGAAGCGGAAGCGGCAAGAATCTATAATGAAGCTTTCTCCAAAGATCCGGAATTCTATCAATTGTATCGCACATTGGAAACTTATAAGAAAACGATTGGCGATGATACAGTCATCATTATTCCGGCGGATTCTCCATATGCAAGAATTTTATCCGGTTATATTGATTAG
- the mutM gene encoding bifunctional DNA-formamidopyrimidine glycosylase/DNA-(apurinic or apyrimidinic site) lyase: MPELPEVEGVVRALSPKIEGKTIENVVLSKTVYASHQQGKQCIVKNMEPSDFENEMRGMTIKKVKRRAKYIFFDVEKNEQPYLFVNHLGMTGAWFIVGQENEILEEKFRNHIHAKFSLSTGEKLIFSDIRRFGEMRLLKTMDEHPPLLLMAPEPFEELALNYFLEKCELTKYKNKPIKEVIMDGQVISGCGNIYATEALFRVGIHPARKTGRVSKKRKIELFEAVQKVLLESIEMGGSTISDYRNINGEAGGMQHRLKMYGKKVCPNCSSKTKSMTIAGRTSVYCPKCQH; this comes from the coding sequence ATGCCTGAATTACCGGAAGTGGAAGGGGTTGTTCGGGCGCTTTCCCCGAAAATCGAAGGAAAAACGATTGAAAATGTGGTGTTGTCAAAAACGGTTTATGCATCCCACCAACAAGGAAAGCAATGCATTGTCAAAAATATGGAGCCATCGGATTTTGAAAACGAAATGCGCGGCATGACGATCAAAAAGGTGAAACGGCGGGCCAAATATATTTTCTTTGATGTCGAAAAAAATGAACAGCCCTACCTTTTCGTCAATCATCTGGGAATGACCGGCGCCTGGTTCATCGTCGGCCAGGAGAATGAAATTTTGGAAGAAAAATTTCGCAACCATATTCACGCAAAGTTTTCATTATCCACTGGCGAGAAGCTCATCTTTTCCGATATACGCAGATTTGGTGAAATGCGGTTGTTAAAAACCATGGATGAGCATCCGCCGCTGCTATTAATGGCTCCGGAACCCTTTGAGGAACTTGCCTTGAATTACTTTTTGGAAAAATGTGAGCTTACGAAATATAAAAATAAGCCGATCAAGGAAGTCATTATGGATGGACAAGTGATTTCCGGCTGCGGCAATATTTATGCAACGGAAGCCCTTTTCCGGGTCGGCATCCATCCCGCAAGAAAGACGGGAAGAGTCAGCAAAAAGCGGAAAATCGAATTGTTTGAAGCCGTTCAAAAGGTATTGTTGGAAAGCATCGAAATGGGCGGTTCGACGATTTCCGATTATCGAAACATCAATGGAGAAGCCGGCGGGATGCAGCATCGTTTGAAAATGTATGGCAAAAAGGTTTGTCCAAACTGTTCTTCAAAAACAAAATCGATGACGATTGCCGGAAGAACGAGCGTTTATTGTCCAAAATGTCAACATTAG
- the hflK gene encoding FtsH protease activity modulator HflK, translating into MSVKRALLTTGLTILAIIGLICIFTTWYTVDESEQAVVITFGQATETITDPGLHFKLPWPVQKVEVLSKETYSLQFGYETTKDGEIITKDSETKMITGDENIVLTDLVVQYKISDPVKYLFHSENPKELLHHATSSSIRSIIGSSTIDEALTDGKSEIEQKARDLLVSLVENYDIGVSILAVKLQDVELPNAEVRAAFTAVTDARETKNTKINEARKYENQKLSEAQGEKDAIISRAEAEKISRIQQAEGDVAVFNKLYSEYVGNQKITRQRLILETLEEVLPGAKIYIMNDDGETLKYLPLQPQQPATQSTEEKSKEGGGKQ; encoded by the coding sequence ATGAGCGTCAAAAGAGCATTGCTGACAACCGGACTAACGATTCTCGCAATTATCGGACTTATTTGCATTTTTACTACTTGGTACACGGTGGATGAATCCGAACAGGCCGTTGTGATTACGTTTGGGCAAGCCACTGAAACTATTACAGATCCGGGTTTGCATTTCAAATTGCCTTGGCCGGTCCAAAAAGTTGAAGTTCTTTCAAAGGAAACGTACAGCCTGCAATTCGGGTATGAAACGACAAAAGACGGTGAAATCATCACGAAAGACAGTGAAACGAAAATGATTACCGGTGATGAAAACATTGTATTGACCGATTTGGTCGTGCAATACAAAATTTCCGATCCGGTGAAATATTTATTCCACTCGGAAAATCCGAAAGAGCTGTTGCACCATGCGACATCGAGCTCCATCCGTTCCATCATCGGAAGTTCAACGATTGATGAAGCATTAACGGATGGAAAATCAGAAATCGAACAAAAAGCGAGGGATTTATTAGTATCCTTAGTGGAAAATTATGATATTGGCGTGTCCATCCTGGCGGTGAAATTGCAGGATGTGGAACTGCCAAATGCGGAAGTTCGAGCCGCCTTCACGGCTGTGACGGATGCCCGTGAAACGAAAAATACAAAAATTAACGAGGCGAGAAAATACGAAAACCAAAAACTCAGTGAGGCCCAAGGGGAAAAAGATGCAATCATTTCCCGGGCCGAAGCGGAAAAAATCTCCCGCATCCAGCAAGCCGAAGGGGATGTGGCTGTTTTCAACAAGCTATACAGCGAATATGTCGGCAATCAAAAAATCACCCGCCAGCGTCTCATTTTGGAAACATTGGAAGAAGTGTTGCCTGGCGCAAAAATTTACATTATGAACGATGATGGGGAAACGTTGAAATATTTGCCGCTGCAGCCACAGCAACCGGCAACCCAAAGCACGGAAGAGAAGAGCAAAGAAGGGGGCGGTAAACAATGA
- a CDS encoding DNA polymerase I has product MQRLNQWIQNLLLACIMSCSMTGLYSSTPYAFLNIKLFQIPVLFIIIFILSIFVAEDLRNSFKKVFRYEQRENKRSIWQVGVGMIFYFTQVGIVEVFFRPWMEPELGGMPLYLVIAFLNAFLLTIIYEEIFYEEKINQPH; this is encoded by the coding sequence ATGCAGCGTTTAAATCAATGGATCCAAAATCTGTTGCTTGCATGTATAATGTCTTGCAGTATGACAGGGTTATATTCTTCGACTCCTTACGCATTTTTGAACATAAAGTTGTTCCAAATTCCTGTACTTTTTATCATCATTTTCATCCTTTCCATCTTTGTGGCGGAGGATCTCCGAAACAGTTTTAAAAAAGTGTTCCGTTATGAACAGCGGGAAAATAAACGATCCATCTGGCAAGTGGGTGTCGGGATGATTTTTTATTTTACCCAAGTGGGGATTGTGGAAGTGTTTTTCCGTCCGTGGATGGAACCGGAGTTGGGCGGGATGCCACTGTATCTTGTCATCGCCTTTTTAAACGCTTTCTTATTGACAATCATCTATGAAGAAATTTTTTATGAGGAGAAAATCAATCAGCCTCATTGA
- the polA gene encoding DNA polymerase I, giving the protein MGKEKLLLLDGNSLAYRAFFALPLLSNDSGIHTNAVYGFTTMLQKILEEEKPTKMLVAFDAGKTTFRHETFEEYKGGRLKTPPELSEQFPYLQKLIDAYRIPRYELELYEADDIIGTLARQAEEKDIDVIIVSGDKDLTQLATDKVKVYVTRKGMTDIEHYTPEHIQEKYGLSPEQIIDMKGLMGDASDNIPGVPGIGEKTAIKLLKEYGTIENLYEHIDQMKQSKMKEKLIENEEQAKMSKQLATINTNAPIEIRLEDLDYPGPDEEAVLEVWKELQFKSLLEKTDFQAEEKETAEIDFDIVRDIAGDLFSDEMAVHVELENEQYHTCNILGFAFTDGTKTFFVPTDALKENDILKAYFEDGTKKKYMSDLKAAQCILKRHGINLRGVEFDFLLASYILNPAISGDDVATLAKEFGYTDVRSNEAVYGKGAKWALPEEKDLAEHVCRKALAIWHCKDRVTKKLKENEQFDLYHDLELPLAVILGEMESQGIKVDISTLEEMGKELQEKIATLEKEIYELAGETFNINSPKQLGVILFEKLGLPVIKKTKTGYSTAADVLEKLKYQHKIVELILEYRTLAKLKSTYIEGLIKEVHPEDGKVHTRFMQALTSTGRLSSTDPNLQNIPIRLEEGRKIRKAFVPSHEGWLLFGADYSQIELRVLAHMSKDKHLVDAFKQGMDIHTRTAMEVFHVSKDEVTPNMRRAAKAVNFGIIYGISDYGLSQNLDISRKEAGDFIEKYFQSFPGVKEYMDNIVQEAKLKGYVTTILNRRRYLPDITSKNFNLRSFAERTAMNTPIQGSAADIIKKAMIDIDARLKEEGLQAKLLLQVHDELIFEAPKEEIEKLEKIVPEVMESAITLDVPLKVDISYGPTWYDAK; this is encoded by the coding sequence GTGGGAAAAGAAAAATTATTATTGCTAGACGGGAACAGCTTGGCATATAGAGCGTTTTTTGCGTTGCCGCTTTTATCGAATGACAGCGGAATTCATACAAATGCCGTTTACGGCTTTACGACGATGCTTCAAAAAATATTGGAAGAAGAAAAGCCGACGAAGATGCTCGTCGCCTTTGATGCGGGAAAAACGACATTCCGCCATGAAACCTTTGAAGAATATAAAGGCGGCCGCCTGAAAACGCCGCCGGAACTGTCGGAGCAATTCCCTTACTTGCAAAAGCTGATCGACGCATACCGCATTCCAAGATACGAATTGGAATTGTACGAAGCGGACGACATCATCGGAACCCTTGCCCGCCAAGCGGAAGAAAAAGATATCGATGTCATCATCGTCTCAGGGGATAAAGACTTGACGCAGCTGGCGACGGATAAAGTGAAGGTGTATGTGACGCGAAAAGGGATGACGGATATTGAACATTATACGCCGGAACATATTCAGGAAAAATACGGTTTATCCCCTGAACAGATCATCGATATGAAAGGGCTGATGGGGGATGCGTCCGACAATATTCCGGGCGTTCCGGGGATTGGTGAAAAGACCGCCATCAAATTGCTGAAAGAATATGGAACAATCGAAAATTTATATGAACATATCGATCAAATGAAACAGTCCAAGATGAAGGAGAAGCTCATCGAAAACGAAGAACAGGCGAAAATGAGCAAACAATTGGCGACCATCAACACCAATGCGCCAATCGAAATCCGTCTTGAGGATTTGGATTATCCAGGTCCGGATGAGGAAGCGGTGCTTGAAGTTTGGAAAGAGTTGCAGTTTAAATCCCTCCTCGAAAAAACGGATTTCCAAGCGGAAGAAAAGGAAACGGCTGAAATCGATTTTGACATTGTCCGTGACATCGCCGGGGATCTCTTCAGCGATGAAATGGCGGTACATGTGGAACTTGAGAATGAACAATATCATACTTGCAATATTTTAGGATTCGCCTTCACGGACGGAACAAAAACCTTTTTCGTTCCGACGGATGCATTGAAAGAAAATGATATATTGAAGGCTTATTTTGAAGATGGCACGAAGAAAAAATATATGTCGGATTTAAAGGCGGCCCAATGCATTTTGAAACGTCATGGCATCAATTTGCGGGGCGTGGAATTTGATTTCCTGCTTGCTTCTTACATCCTGAATCCTGCCATTTCAGGGGATGATGTGGCGACGCTGGCGAAGGAATTTGGCTACACCGATGTCCGTTCCAATGAAGCGGTATACGGAAAAGGGGCCAAATGGGCATTGCCGGAGGAAAAAGACCTTGCCGAACATGTTTGCCGCAAAGCCCTTGCCATTTGGCATTGCAAAGATCGGGTTACAAAAAAATTGAAGGAAAATGAGCAGTTTGACCTGTACCATGATTTGGAGCTTCCTTTGGCTGTCATTTTAGGGGAAATGGAAAGCCAAGGAATCAAAGTGGATATTTCCACTCTTGAAGAAATGGGGAAAGAATTGCAAGAAAAAATTGCGACGCTGGAAAAGGAAATTTATGAATTGGCGGGAGAAACATTCAATATCAATTCTCCAAAACAGTTAGGCGTTATTTTGTTTGAAAAATTGGGACTGCCGGTCATCAAGAAAACGAAAACAGGTTATTCCACTGCGGCGGATGTGCTTGAGAAACTGAAATACCAACATAAAATCGTCGAATTGATTTTGGAATACCGGACACTGGCGAAATTGAAGTCCACTTATATCGAAGGGTTAATCAAAGAAGTCCACCCGGAAGACGGAAAAGTTCATACCCGCTTTATGCAGGCATTGACGTCGACTGGGCGCCTTTCTTCAACAGATCCGAACTTGCAAAATATTCCGATCCGACTGGAAGAAGGAAGAAAAATCCGAAAGGCTTTTGTTCCTTCCCATGAAGGCTGGCTGCTCTTTGGTGCCGATTACTCCCAAATCGAGCTGCGTGTTCTTGCCCACATGTCCAAAGATAAACATTTGGTGGACGCTTTCAAACAAGGAATGGATATTCATACCCGGACGGCGATGGAAGTGTTCCATGTTTCCAAAGATGAAGTGACGCCAAATATGAGAAGGGCGGCAAAAGCGGTCAACTTCGGCATCATTTATGGAATCAGCGATTATGGACTTTCGCAAAACCTTGATATTTCCAGAAAAGAAGCGGGAGATTTTATAGAAAAATATTTCCAAAGTTTCCCTGGTGTCAAAGAATATATGGACAACATCGTGCAGGAAGCAAAATTGAAAGGATATGTAACAACCATCCTAAACCGCCGCAGATATTTGCCTGATATTACAAGCAAAAACTTCAATTTGAGAAGTTTTGCGGAACGTACGGCAATGAACACGCCGATTCAAGGAAGCGCCGCAGATATTATCAAAAAAGCGATGATTGACATCGATGCGAGATTGAAAGAAGAAGGTCTGCAGGCGAAACTCTTGCTGCAGGTGCATGACGAATTGATTTTTGAAGCGCCGAAAGAGGAAATTGAAAAGTTGGAAAAAATCGTGCCGGAAGTGATGGAAAGCGCCATCACCCTTGATGTACCATTAAAAGTGGATATTTCTTACGGCCCAACCTGGTACGATGCAAAATAA
- the coaE gene encoding dephospho-CoA kinase (Dephospho-CoA kinase (CoaE) performs the final step in coenzyme A biosynthesis.): MIIGLTGSIASGKSTVSNMLKEYGFPIVDADVVARQVVEPGSETLKKIAEAFGEEVLTENGELDRKKLGSIIFNDEEKRQLLNSIIHPAIRKEMLRQRDEYLEKGEKTVIMDIPLLFESKLQHFVDKILVVSVSEDVQLERLMKRNQLTEEEAKARIQSQLPLSVKEQGADAVINNNGSIEETRKQLEQILKDWDVL, encoded by the coding sequence ATGATCATTGGTTTAACAGGAAGTATTGCAAGCGGAAAAAGTACCGTAAGTAATATGTTAAAAGAATATGGATTTCCAATCGTTGATGCGGATGTGGTGGCCCGGCAAGTGGTGGAACCAGGCAGCGAAACATTGAAAAAAATTGCAGAAGCCTTTGGGGAAGAAGTTTTGACGGAGAATGGGGAACTGGACCGGAAAAAATTAGGTTCCATTATTTTCAATGATGAAGAGAAACGGCAACTGTTGAATAGCATCATTCATCCGGCCATCCGGAAAGAAATGCTCCGTCAGCGGGATGAGTATCTTGAAAAAGGCGAAAAAACGGTGATTATGGATATTCCATTACTATTTGAAAGCAAGCTTCAACATTTTGTGGATAAAATTTTGGTCGTGTCCGTATCGGAAGATGTGCAATTGGAAAGATTAATGAAAAGAAATCAATTGACAGAAGAAGAGGCAAAAGCCCGCATACAGTCCCAATTGCCTTTGTCGGTGAAAGAGCAAGGGGCGGATGCGGTCATTAATAATAACGGTTCAATCGAGGAAACGCGGAAACAACTGGAGCAAATTTTAAAAGATTGGGACGTTCTTTAG
- a CDS encoding glyceraldehyde-3-phosphate dehydrogenase, which translates to MTVSIAINGFGRIGRMVFRQAIVQDDLNIVAVNASYPAKTLAHMVKYDTIHGHFDGTVEYEEDALIVNGKRVQLVAERDPAKLPWKELGVDVVIEATGKFNDREKAALHLEAGAKKVILTAPGKNEDVTIVVGVNEDALDLSKHDIISNASCTTNCLAPVVKVLHEQFGIENGLMTTVHAYTNDQKNLDNMHKDLRRARACGQSIIPTTTGAAKALGKVIPELQGKIHGLALRVPTPNVSLVDLVVDLKQDVTAEQVNEAFKKASEGPLKGILNYCEEPLVSVDFNTTTYSSTIDAQLTMVMGTRKVKVMAWYDNEWGYSARVVDLTRKVVKALETVTA; encoded by the coding sequence ATGACAGTTTCTATTGCAATAAACGGCTTTGGTCGAATTGGCCGTATGGTGTTCCGACAAGCAATTGTTCAAGACGATTTAAATATAGTGGCAGTCAATGCGAGCTATCCTGCCAAAACATTGGCACATATGGTGAAATATGATACAATTCATGGTCATTTCGATGGTACAGTGGAATATGAAGAAGATGCATTGATTGTAAATGGCAAGCGTGTGCAATTAGTGGCTGAACGCGATCCTGCAAAATTGCCTTGGAAAGAGCTTGGTGTAGACGTTGTAATTGAAGCGACAGGTAAATTTAACGATCGTGAAAAAGCGGCCCTTCACTTGGAAGCGGGAGCGAAAAAAGTGATTTTAACAGCGCCAGGGAAAAACGAAGATGTCACAATTGTGGTTGGTGTGAACGAAGACGCTTTAGATTTATCCAAACACGATATCATTTCAAATGCTTCTTGTACAACAAACTGCTTGGCTCCGGTTGTCAAAGTGTTGCATGAACAATTTGGAATTGAAAACGGTTTAATGACAACTGTTCACGCATATACAAACGATCAGAAAAACTTAGATAACATGCACAAAGATTTACGCCGTGCCCGCGCCTGCGGTCAAAGCATCATCCCGACAACAACTGGTGCGGCAAAAGCATTGGGCAAAGTAATTCCGGAATTGCAAGGAAAAATCCATGGTTTAGCCCTTCGTGTACCAACGCCAAACGTTTCTTTGGTGGACTTGGTTGTCGATTTGAAACAAGATGTAACGGCTGAGCAAGTAAATGAAGCCTTCAAAAAAGCCAGCGAAGGTCCGTTGAAAGGCATTTTGAATTACTGTGAAGAACCTCTTGTATCGGTAGATTTCAATACTACAACTTATTCATCAACAATTGATGCACAGTTAACAATGGTAATGGGTACAAGAAAAGTGAAAGTGATGGCTTGGTACGACAATGAATGGGGTTATTCTGCACGCGTTGTGGATTTGACTAGAAAAGTTGTCAAAGCATTGGAAACAGTAACAGCATAA